The following proteins are encoded in a genomic region of Synechococcus sp. CBW1002:
- a CDS encoding lysylphosphatidylglycerol synthase domain-containing protein — translation MSTRRDGARFFAPPSPFLVSLPPALANLLPRSRQWFASLAALVKAWSRRLPALPPLPGGTRLWVTLLSFGFLLAALQGHGRQLLRYGLDRQGWWWLTLGVGVSLLSLVVNGLAWNVILRWLGLRPRWAATTVVYLSTNLRKYLPGGIWHLAGRVQVLRRGDTPLLATPASLGQALLAVLLDPLLGAIAALALVAPEALLQGRWWSGLPWLLPLLLLVPRWLKPLLLRLEQQRARQLALADPSLQNASESADLGVAPPSHVPWLPFGAMLLFVLLRFGGFACCVLAFDQQNALEWSGWLAGFALAWTVGLVVPGAPGGLGVFEAVLLLRLGGLLPEAPLLAVALSYRAVTTAADLLGAATARADRPEPLAGMTGTSR, via the coding sequence TTGAGCACCAGGCGCGATGGCGCCCGCTTCTTTGCTCCCCCTTCTCCCTTCCTCGTGTCGTTGCCCCCCGCCCTTGCGAACCTGTTGCCCAGATCGCGGCAGTGGTTCGCGTCTCTGGCTGCCCTTGTGAAGGCCTGGAGCCGGAGGCTGCCGGCCCTGCCGCCTTTGCCCGGCGGAACCCGGCTCTGGGTGACGCTGCTCAGCTTCGGCTTTCTGTTGGCGGCCTTGCAGGGGCATGGCCGCCAGCTGCTGCGCTACGGCCTCGATCGCCAGGGCTGGTGGTGGCTGACCCTCGGGGTGGGCGTGAGCCTGCTCAGCCTGGTGGTGAATGGCCTGGCCTGGAATGTGATCCTGCGCTGGCTGGGGCTGCGGCCCCGCTGGGCCGCAACGACGGTCGTGTATCTGAGTACCAACCTGCGCAAGTACCTGCCAGGAGGGATCTGGCATCTGGCCGGTCGCGTGCAGGTCCTGCGCCGTGGGGACACCCCGTTGCTGGCGACTCCGGCAAGTCTTGGCCAGGCGCTGCTGGCAGTGCTGCTGGACCCCCTGCTGGGGGCCATCGCGGCCCTGGCCCTGGTGGCGCCGGAAGCCCTGCTCCAGGGTCGCTGGTGGAGTGGCCTGCCCTGGCTGCTACCCCTGCTCCTGCTGGTTCCCCGCTGGCTGAAGCCCCTGCTGCTGCGGCTCGAACAGCAACGGGCCCGTCAACTGGCCCTTGCCGATCCCTCTCTCCAGAACGCCTCTGAATCAGCCGACCTGGGCGTAGCTCCGCCGTCCCATGTGCCCTGGCTCCCCTTTGGGGCCATGCTCTTGTTTGTGCTGCTGCGCTTCGGCGGATTTGCCTGCTGCGTGCTGGCCTTCGATCAGCAGAACGCCCTGGAGTGGAGTGGCTGGCTGGCTGGCTTTGCCCTCGCCTGGACGGTGGGCCTGGTGGTGCCCGGCGCCCCGGGTGGTCTGGGGGTGTTTGAGGCGGTGCTGTTGTTGCGCCTCGGTGGCTTGCTGCCGGAGGCGCCGCTGCTGGCGGTGGCCCTGAGTTACCGCGCGGTGACCACGGCCGCCGATCTGCTCGGGGCCGCGACCGCCCGGGCCGACCGGCCAGAGCCTCTGGCCGGCATGACCGGGACCTCCCGCTGA
- the larC gene encoding nickel pincer cofactor biosynthesis protein LarC, translating into MTLALLDCPTGLAGNMLLAALLDLGLPEAAIHAPLAQLGLADRYRLRIEERRSGGLRGLHLEVETLESQPPHRHWGSLRQQLSSSPLDPALRQRVLAVFTLLADAEATVHGHVPEQVHFHEVGALDALVDVVGVCAGLLHFGVTSLRCTVPPAGHGTVQTAHGVLPLPAPAVLEIARRCGCPLGTSEGFPAGELTTPTGLALAACWSDGFGQAPSHVPLRIGVGLGSRSLDRPNLLRLCLARAVEPPTGDSSPEPEAPGAQPRLETIVQQQAQIDDATAEDLAFLAEELRQAGALEVFSQPIGMKKGRQGSLITALVSEPQRAALRQVWWRHSTSLGLREQMQQRWVLPRGIEELSTSLGPVRFKRHLRPDGLARCKAEYDDLAGLARQHGLPLAVVRAVVDRCLDQSGPEAQR; encoded by the coding sequence ATGACCCTGGCACTGCTGGATTGCCCCACCGGCCTGGCGGGCAACATGTTGCTGGCTGCGCTGCTGGACCTGGGCCTGCCGGAGGCCGCTATCCATGCACCCCTGGCGCAGCTCGGCCTGGCGGATCGCTATCGGTTGCGGATTGAGGAGCGGCGCAGCGGCGGTCTGCGGGGTCTGCATCTGGAGGTGGAGACTCTCGAGTCCCAGCCCCCTCATCGCCACTGGGGCAGCCTGCGCCAGCAGCTCAGCAGCAGCCCTCTCGATCCGGCCCTGCGGCAGCGGGTGCTGGCGGTGTTCACCCTGCTGGCGGACGCGGAGGCCACCGTGCACGGCCATGTCCCCGAGCAGGTGCATTTCCACGAGGTGGGCGCCCTCGATGCCCTGGTGGATGTGGTGGGTGTCTGCGCCGGGCTGCTCCATTTCGGTGTGACGTCGCTGCGGTGCACGGTGCCGCCGGCGGGCCATGGCACGGTCCAGACGGCCCATGGTGTGCTGCCGCTGCCGGCGCCGGCCGTCCTGGAGATCGCACGCCGCTGTGGCTGTCCGCTCGGCACGAGTGAGGGTTTCCCGGCCGGTGAGCTCACCACCCCCACGGGGCTGGCTCTGGCGGCCTGCTGGAGCGATGGCTTCGGGCAGGCGCCGAGCCACGTGCCCCTGCGGATCGGCGTGGGGCTGGGCAGCCGCAGCCTGGATCGCCCCAACCTCTTGCGCCTCTGCCTGGCCCGTGCGGTGGAACCGCCCACCGGCGATTCGTCTCCGGAGCCTGAGGCGCCTGGAGCTCAGCCCCGCTTGGAGACGATCGTTCAGCAGCAGGCCCAGATTGACGATGCCACCGCCGAAGATCTGGCGTTCCTGGCCGAGGAGCTGCGGCAGGCCGGTGCCCTTGAGGTGTTCAGCCAGCCGATCGGCATGAAGAAGGGGCGGCAGGGCAGCCTGATCACCGCGCTGGTCAGCGAGCCACAGCGGGCCGCCCTGCGGCAGGTGTGGTGGCGGCACAGCACCAGCCTGGGCCTGCGGGAACAGATGCAGCAGCGCTGGGTGCTTCCCCGAGGCATCGAGGAGCTCTCCACGTCCCTCGGTCCGGTGCGGTTCAAGCGTCACCTGCGGCCCGATGGCCTGGCGCGGTGCAAGGCTGAATACGACGACCTGGCAGGGCTGGCTCGGCAGCACGGGCTTCCCCTGGCCGTTGTGCGCGCCGTTGTGGATCGCTGTCTGGACCAGAGTGGACCCGAAGCGCAACGTTGA
- a CDS encoding tetratricopeptide repeat protein: protein MSSRSQVLRPKGLLVLLLAVLAVAGGWSMGTWQARRQGDDQPRDALLQQLSTLENRHAKGQSSEADQQRLLELLVALDRWPEAIALLEPMADRQPERWSLRLLLAELRRNQNDRPGAEREVRQLLNLKPDRIEALQLMTLLQLEQGRGDQAQAQLQATLERLSKPQVRPEAMGVGLLLADLLQKRGQPGQARAIYLRLGAAFPRDVRPLLAQALLLQEKGETKGAQELLAQARQLQPETVDRRLDKVAAAWGLAPLRGSSPSGSPQKSADAAERQSP from the coding sequence ATGTCAAGCCGCAGCCAGGTTCTGCGCCCAAAAGGCCTGCTGGTGCTGCTGCTGGCCGTTCTGGCCGTGGCCGGAGGCTGGAGCATGGGGACGTGGCAGGCCAGGCGGCAGGGTGACGATCAGCCCCGCGATGCCTTGCTGCAGCAACTCAGCACCCTGGAGAATCGCCATGCCAAGGGGCAGTCCAGCGAAGCGGACCAGCAGCGGCTGCTGGAGCTGCTGGTCGCTCTGGATCGCTGGCCCGAGGCAATCGCCCTGCTCGAACCCATGGCCGATCGCCAGCCGGAGCGCTGGAGCCTGAGGCTGCTGCTGGCGGAACTGCGCCGCAACCAGAACGATCGGCCCGGCGCCGAGCGGGAGGTGCGCCAACTGCTGAACCTCAAGCCTGATCGAATCGAAGCCCTGCAGCTGATGACCCTGCTGCAGCTTGAGCAGGGTCGGGGCGATCAGGCCCAGGCCCAGCTGCAGGCCACCCTCGAACGCCTCAGCAAGCCCCAGGTGCGCCCCGAGGCGATGGGGGTGGGGCTGCTGCTGGCCGATCTGCTGCAGAAGCGAGGGCAGCCAGGCCAGGCCAGGGCCATCTATCTGCGGCTTGGAGCTGCCTTCCCCAGGGATGTGAGGCCCCTGCTGGCCCAGGCCCTGCTGCTGCAGGAAAAGGGTGAGACCAAGGGGGCCCAGGAGCTGCTCGCCCAGGCCCGACAGCTGCAGCCAGAGACGGTGGACCGGCGCCTCGACAAGGTTGCAGCCGCCTGGGGCCTGGCGCCCCTCAGGGGCTCGTCACCATCTGGCTCGCCCCAGAAGTCGGCGGACGCTGCTGAGCGTCAAAGTCCCTGA
- the xth gene encoding exodeoxyribonuclease III — translation MRIATWNVNSVRTRLDQVLAWLEQERPEVLCLQETKVADDLFPLAAFEELGYAVAISGQKAYNGVAILSTLPIEDVQVGFTALLPDDPEARALSEQKRMISAWIDGVRILNLYVPNGSALKSEKYPYKLAWLSCLQRYLDVLAQQGEPLCIVGDFNIGLEDRDLHDPGRLTGGIMASEPERQALSRVLAERLVDAFRLFEHEAGHWSWWDYRSGGWERDRGWRIDHIYLDEELQARATGCVIHKQLRGNVQPSDHAPVVVNLAWPPDEQGDDDSAAE, via the coding sequence ATGCGCATCGCCACCTGGAACGTCAATTCGGTGCGCACCCGGCTGGACCAGGTGCTGGCCTGGCTGGAACAGGAGCGGCCTGAGGTGTTGTGCCTGCAGGAAACCAAGGTGGCCGACGATCTCTTCCCGCTGGCGGCCTTCGAAGAGCTTGGCTATGCCGTGGCGATCAGCGGGCAGAAGGCCTACAACGGCGTCGCCATCCTCAGCACCCTGCCGATCGAGGACGTTCAGGTGGGCTTCACCGCCCTGCTCCCCGACGATCCCGAAGCACGGGCCCTGAGTGAGCAGAAGCGGATGATCAGCGCCTGGATCGATGGCGTGCGGATCCTCAACCTCTACGTCCCCAACGGCTCTGCGCTCAAGTCGGAGAAGTACCCCTACAAACTCGCCTGGCTCAGCTGCCTGCAGCGGTATCTGGACGTGCTGGCGCAGCAGGGGGAGCCCCTCTGCATTGTGGGCGACTTCAACATCGGACTGGAAGACCGCGACCTCCACGATCCGGGTCGCCTCACGGGCGGCATCATGGCCAGTGAGCCGGAACGCCAGGCCCTGAGCCGGGTGCTTGCCGAGAGGTTGGTGGATGCCTTTCGGCTGTTCGAACACGAGGCCGGCCACTGGAGCTGGTGGGACTACCGCAGCGGCGGCTGGGAGCGGGACCGGGGCTGGCGCATCGACCACATCTACCTGGACGAAGAGCTGCAAGCCCGCGCCACCGGTTGCGTGATCCACAAACAGCTTCGCGGGAACGTGCAACCCAGCGACCATGCACCCGTGGTGGTGAACCTCGCCTGGCCACCAGATGAGCAAGGGGATGACGACTCAGCTGCGGAATGA
- a CDS encoding 1-acyl-sn-glycerol-3-phosphate acyltransferase has product MPRSSIRAAQPPLRFLPPRQSPRLRRALGLLLPLLLRGRGLQHCRIEGVEALAHLIEAQQNGRCRLLIGFRHPSTTDPLVMAHLLWQAVPAAARRLGLSLQAPVHSQFLYDRGIPLWAGAGVGWLLSLLGGIPIRRGRVDRPALAAARAVLLDGPHPLAVAPEGANNNLSGQMAPLESGLAQLAFWCAGDLAARHRSEAVQIVPVAIAYHWVEANWESLDRRLARLMQHLGLEPDGSGSGDAEVRYDRLQRLGERLLAVLEGLYARRHDLPAVPPASLQGSDPASSPADHLAERIEALRQRALAVAESLFGLPPRGTLQERCRRIEQAGWERIYRDDLTALLPVERSLADWEAREADLRMGHMRLVEYFASVSGAYVAERPCFDRFAEVVTILEDAIAWIEDQPLPRRPSFGPRRVIVRVGDALSLDGRLESYHRDRRQAVQELTAAVQQALQGLIGSAGS; this is encoded by the coding sequence ATGCCCCGCTCCTCGATCCGGGCGGCTCAGCCGCCCCTTCGGTTTCTGCCGCCGCGTCAGAGCCCCCGCTTGCGTCGTGCCCTGGGGCTGCTGCTACCGCTGCTGCTGCGCGGTCGTGGTCTGCAGCATTGCCGCATCGAGGGTGTGGAGGCGCTGGCACACCTGATCGAGGCCCAGCAGAACGGTCGCTGTCGCCTGTTGATCGGTTTTCGCCATCCCAGCACCACCGATCCCCTGGTGATGGCCCACCTGCTGTGGCAGGCGGTTCCGGCAGCCGCCCGGCGACTGGGGCTGTCGCTGCAGGCCCCTGTGCACAGCCAGTTCCTCTACGACCGCGGCATTCCGCTATGGGCGGGTGCCGGGGTGGGCTGGCTGTTGTCTCTTCTGGGAGGAATCCCGATCCGGCGGGGGCGGGTCGATCGCCCTGCCCTGGCTGCAGCCAGGGCGGTGCTGCTGGATGGGCCGCACCCGCTCGCCGTCGCTCCCGAGGGGGCCAACAACAACCTCTCCGGCCAGATGGCGCCCCTGGAATCGGGTCTGGCCCAGCTGGCCTTCTGGTGTGCTGGAGATCTGGCGGCCAGGCATCGGTCCGAAGCGGTGCAGATCGTGCCCGTGGCCATTGCCTACCACTGGGTCGAGGCCAACTGGGAGTCTCTGGATCGGCGCCTGGCTCGGCTGATGCAGCATCTGGGGCTGGAGCCGGATGGGTCCGGCAGTGGGGATGCGGAGGTTCGCTACGACCGCCTGCAGAGGTTGGGGGAACGGTTGCTGGCGGTGCTTGAAGGCCTCTACGCCCGCCGCCATGATCTGCCGGCAGTCCCGCCGGCATCGTTGCAAGGCAGCGATCCCGCCTCCTCCCCGGCCGATCATCTGGCCGAGAGGATCGAGGCCCTGCGTCAGCGGGCCCTGGCGGTGGCCGAATCACTGTTCGGCCTGCCACCTCGAGGCACCCTGCAGGAACGGTGTCGCCGGATCGAGCAGGCCGGCTGGGAGCGGATCTACCGCGACGATCTCACCGCTCTCCTGCCGGTGGAGCGCAGCCTGGCGGACTGGGAAGCCCGTGAAGCGGATCTCCGCATGGGGCACATGCGCCTGGTGGAGTACTTCGCCAGTGTCAGTGGCGCCTACGTGGCGGAGCGGCCCTGCTTCGATCGCTTCGCGGAGGTCGTCACGATCCTCGAGGACGCGATCGCATGGATTGAGGACCAGCCTCTGCCTCGACGGCCTTCCTTCGGGCCCCGGCGTGTGATCGTCAGGGTGGGAGACGCCTTGTCCCTGGATGGGCGGCTGGAGAGCTACCACCGCGACCGGCGCCAGGCCGTGCAGGAACTCACGGCTGCCGTGCAGCAAGCCCTTCAGGGTCTGATCGGCAGTGCAGGGTCTTGA
- the kaiC gene encoding circadian clock protein KaiC, translated as MAETAAERQPRAGLGPAPCWWLMDPAIRCRALQPPPLISPFPLSENATAPRLHKAPTGIDGVDAITRGGLPRGRPTLVTGGAGSGKTLFAMEFLVKGARDYGEAGVMLSFEESRQNILENMASLGFGLPALIEAGQILIEPCLIQPSEMVQAGSFDLDGLFLRLERAVERIGAQRVAIDTIELLLGAFGDDFTVRSELDRLFSWLKERQLTTVLTGERGRGDSLTRFGLEEYVSDCVVVLDHRVANQISTRRLRVMKYRGSEHGTNEYPFLITERGFLVLPITSLGLEYEASNELVSSGVARLDHMLGGGIYRGSTVLISGSAGTGKTTLANYFLDAACRRGERALLMSFEESPAQLIRNMRSVGVDLQPWITAGLLRIACHRPTSFGLEEHLGRLEQQLVDHQPTVAVIDAMASVAHVGANDEVAAMVTREIDLLKSRQITFMFTTLIQPGMEASSAIGVSSLTDTWLELRNVEHDGERNRLLYVIKSRGMAHSNQVREFLLTDQGPELLDVEVGPLGVITGSGRQIEQARRAATIASRDADIERRRRTLSSRRAAVEAQILALQTEIESETADFEAELRDEQQRESALQANNASVVQKREERA; from the coding sequence ATGGCGGAGACCGCGGCTGAACGCCAGCCTCGGGCAGGATTGGGTCCCGCACCGTGCTGGTGGCTCATGGATCCAGCCATAAGGTGCAGAGCACTTCAGCCACCTCCTCTGATTTCCCCCTTCCCCCTCTCCGAAAACGCGACGGCGCCAAGGCTCCACAAGGCCCCCACCGGGATCGACGGTGTTGATGCCATCACCCGGGGCGGCCTGCCGCGGGGTCGTCCCACCCTGGTGACCGGAGGGGCCGGATCCGGCAAGACCCTCTTCGCCATGGAGTTCCTGGTGAAGGGTGCACGCGACTACGGCGAAGCAGGCGTGATGCTCAGCTTTGAGGAATCGCGTCAGAACATCCTCGAGAACATGGCCTCGCTGGGATTCGGCCTGCCTGCTCTGATTGAGGCCGGCCAGATCCTGATCGAACCCTGCCTGATCCAGCCCTCGGAGATGGTGCAAGCCGGGAGCTTCGATCTCGACGGCCTCTTCCTGAGGCTGGAGCGGGCCGTGGAGCGGATCGGGGCTCAGCGGGTAGCGATTGACACGATCGAACTGCTGCTGGGGGCGTTCGGCGATGATTTCACCGTGCGCAGTGAGCTCGACCGATTGTTCAGTTGGCTCAAGGAGCGTCAGCTCACCACGGTGCTCACCGGGGAGCGGGGCCGGGGCGATTCCCTGACCCGCTTTGGCCTGGAAGAGTATGTGTCCGATTGCGTGGTGGTGCTGGATCACCGTGTCGCGAATCAGATCTCCACCCGCCGTTTGCGCGTAATGAAATATCGGGGCTCGGAACATGGCACGAACGAATACCCATTCCTGATCACGGAACGTGGCTTTCTTGTGCTGCCGATCACCTCCCTGGGACTGGAATATGAGGCCAGCAATGAACTGGTTTCCAGCGGTGTAGCGCGCCTCGATCACATGCTGGGCGGAGGTATTTACCGTGGCAGCACCGTGCTGATCAGCGGCAGTGCCGGCACCGGCAAGACCACCCTGGCGAATTATTTCCTGGATGCCGCCTGCCGGCGTGGCGAGCGGGCGCTGTTGATGTCGTTTGAGGAATCCCCTGCACAGCTGATCCGCAACATGCGCTCAGTCGGGGTCGATCTGCAGCCGTGGATCACCGCGGGCCTGCTCAGAATTGCCTGCCATCGTCCCACCAGTTTCGGCCTTGAAGAGCATCTCGGTCGATTGGAGCAGCAACTGGTGGATCACCAGCCCACTGTGGCCGTGATCGATGCCATGGCCAGTGTTGCCCATGTGGGCGCCAACGATGAGGTGGCCGCCATGGTGACCCGGGAGATCGACCTGCTCAAGAGCCGCCAGATCACCTTCATGTTCACCACCCTGATCCAACCCGGTATGGAGGCCTCGAGTGCCATCGGGGTCTCCTCCCTTACCGATACCTGGCTGGAACTGCGCAACGTGGAGCACGATGGCGAACGCAACCGGCTGCTCTATGTGATCAAGAGCCGGGGCATGGCCCACTCCAATCAGGTGCGGGAGTTCCTGCTCACCGATCAGGGCCCGGAGCTGCTGGATGTGGAGGTGGGACCCCTGGGGGTGATCACCGGCTCAGGCCGCCAGATTGAGCAGGCGCGCCGCGCCGCAACCATCGCCAGCCGCGACGCTGATATCGAGCGACGCCGACGAACCCTGTCCAGCCGTCGGGCAGCGGTGGAGGCCCAGATCCTCGCCCTGCAGACAGAGATTGAATCGGAGACAGCTGATTTTGAAGCCGAACTGCGAGATGAGCAGCAACGGGAGAGTGCGTTGCAAGCCAACAATGCTTCGGTGGTGCAGAAGCGGGAGGAGAGGGCATGA
- a CDS encoding circadian clock KaiB family protein: MTETVQRHWQLTLYVKRGSLRSSQAITTIRRICTTDLAGRVELRVVDIELHPEALEQDHILAIPTLVKRLPKPLRRIVGDLTKEDVVRAALDITPIENLLSEEDDFLNQAIE, translated from the coding sequence ATGACAGAGACAGTGCAACGTCATTGGCAACTGACCCTGTATGTGAAGCGAGGTTCACTCCGCTCGAGCCAGGCGATCACCACGATCCGACGCATCTGCACAACAGACCTCGCCGGCCGCGTAGAGCTCAGGGTCGTGGATATCGAGCTTCACCCAGAAGCACTCGAGCAGGATCACATCCTGGCGATTCCCACCCTCGTGAAACGCCTGCCAAAGCCACTGCGCCGGATCGTCGGTGATCTCACCAAGGAAGATGTGGTGCGGGCCGCACTCGACATCACACCCATCGAGAACTTGCTGAGCGAAGAAGACGACTTCCTGAACCAGGCGATCGAATGA
- a CDS encoding DUF427 domain-containing protein, giving the protein MERVDAYPRPPRLEPCQRHIRVEALGMVLAETHLSLRVLETFHPPTYYLPPEAVNHAMLQPAPGSSFCEWKGVARYFDLVASDARLERAVWCYANPTAAFAALAGWFALYPALMDGCWVEGQLVQPQPGGFYGGWITPDLIGPFKGDPLHPELI; this is encoded by the coding sequence ATGGAGCGGGTTGACGCCTACCCTCGTCCACCTCGGCTAGAGCCATGTCAGCGGCACATCCGCGTGGAGGCTCTGGGCATGGTGCTGGCTGAGACGCACCTCAGCCTGCGGGTGCTTGAGACCTTCCATCCACCCACCTATTACCTGCCTCCCGAGGCCGTCAATCACGCGATGCTGCAGCCTGCCCCTGGCTCCAGCTTCTGTGAATGGAAGGGGGTGGCTCGCTATTTCGATCTGGTGGCTTCTGATGCGCGGCTCGAGCGGGCAGTCTGGTGCTACGCCAACCCCACGGCAGCGTTTGCTGCCTTGGCTGGCTGGTTCGCCCTCTATCCCGCTCTCATGGATGGGTGCTGGGTGGAGGGTCAGCTCGTGCAACCCCAGCCCGGCGGCTTCTATGGCGGCTGGATCACACCGGATCTGATCGGACCCTTCAAGGGGGATCCGCTGCATCCGGAACTGATCTGA
- a CDS encoding TMEM165/GDT1 family protein: MSTPFFSDPGLAAFGSGLTAITLAEVGDKTFFVALLLAARHSGRTVFLGAFAALSAVTLLSLGVGYGLRELLPAALMPWLAALLFLGFGAKLLLDAQRLPADDGSDEEEEAAALVQQAEGRGEADKPGGVIWEAFSLVFLAELGDRTQIATILLAAAPAFTLVGLVAGTLLGHALVTALAILAGKWIGQRIQERLLYRLSGGLFLAFGLVSLRQAIGVMADS, translated from the coding sequence ATGAGCACCCCTTTCTTCAGCGATCCCGGCCTGGCGGCTTTTGGATCGGGGTTGACGGCGATCACCCTGGCAGAAGTCGGGGATAAGACCTTTTTTGTCGCCCTGCTGCTGGCGGCGCGTCACAGCGGTCGCACTGTGTTCCTCGGTGCTTTTGCCGCGCTCAGTGCTGTGACGCTTCTGTCGCTAGGAGTGGGCTACGGCTTGCGCGAACTGCTGCCGGCTGCGTTGATGCCCTGGTTGGCTGCCCTGCTCTTTCTGGGCTTCGGCGCCAAGCTCCTGCTGGATGCGCAACGCCTGCCGGCAGATGACGGATCGGACGAGGAGGAGGAAGCGGCCGCTCTCGTGCAGCAGGCGGAGGGGCGAGGGGAGGCCGATAAGCCCGGAGGTGTGATCTGGGAAGCCTTCAGCCTGGTGTTTCTGGCCGAACTCGGAGATCGGACCCAGATTGCCACCATCCTGCTGGCCGCCGCTCCGGCCTTCACCTTGGTGGGCCTGGTGGCCGGCACTCTGCTGGGCCATGCCCTTGTCACGGCCCTGGCGATCCTGGCCGGCAAGTGGATCGGCCAGCGCATTCAGGAGCGACTGCTCTATCGGCTCAGCGGGGGCCTGTTTCTGGCGTTCGGTCTCGTTTCGCTGCGCCAGGCGATCGGAGTGATGGCCGACAGCTGA
- a CDS encoding ABC transporter ATP-binding protein, with protein sequence MHLSVCGVSKWFGHGSAAKLVLDNISFDLHSGEFVALVGSSGSGKSTMMRLVAGLEPASTGRILVDGQPVRGPGHDRGMVFQKYSLYPWMSAAANVAFGMRLQGLPASEVKERTAYFLEVVGLADAARRLPRELSGGMQQRVAIARALAADPKVLLLDEPFGALDLQIRESMQEFLHDLWRRTGLTALLITHDLEEALLLAQRVHIMAPRPGRLVQTVEADLDRRDLAHLRVTPRFLELREELARSLRQLDAAASAAVSAT encoded by the coding sequence ATGCATCTCTCGGTCTGCGGCGTCAGCAAGTGGTTCGGTCACGGATCAGCCGCCAAGCTTGTGCTGGACAACATCTCTTTTGATCTTCATTCCGGTGAATTCGTGGCCCTGGTGGGCAGCTCAGGCTCAGGAAAATCCACCATGATGCGGCTGGTGGCAGGTCTCGAGCCTGCCAGCACCGGCAGGATTCTTGTGGATGGGCAGCCGGTGCGGGGGCCCGGTCACGACCGCGGCATGGTGTTCCAGAAGTACAGCCTCTATCCCTGGATGAGTGCCGCTGCCAATGTGGCTTTCGGCATGCGGTTACAGGGGCTGCCGGCCTCGGAAGTCAAGGAGCGCACCGCATATTTTCTGGAGGTGGTGGGACTGGCCGATGCGGCCCGCAGGCTGCCGCGCGAACTTTCGGGGGGCATGCAGCAGCGTGTTGCTATTGCCAGGGCCCTGGCGGCAGACCCCAAGGTGCTCTTGCTGGATGAACCGTTCGGTGCCCTGGACCTGCAGATTCGTGAGTCGATGCAGGAGTTCCTGCACGATCTCTGGCGGCGCACCGGCCTGACGGCTCTCCTGATCACTCACGATCTGGAAGAGGCCCTGCTGCTGGCCCAGCGGGTTCACATCATGGCGCCCCGACCCGGACGGCTTGTTCAGACGGTGGAGGCTGATCTGGACCGCAGGGATCTCGCCCATCTGCGCGTCACGCCGCGCTTCCTGGAGCTGCGCGAAGAGCTGGCTCGCAGCCTGCGACAACTGGACGCCGCAGCGTCCGCAGCGGTGTCTGCGACGTGA
- a CDS encoding ABC transporter permease, with amino-acid sequence MSTPLRRIQRALDQPWLLGVSGLLVVLLAWYLIASSGVVDPLFLPSPAAVWAAGSAQAREGILFNDAMASIGRVIGGFALSAIVALPLGIAMGSSRVICQLLEPLLGLIRYMPAPAFIPLLIIYFGLGELPKILLIFIGTLFFNTLMIMDAVKFVPIELIETARTLGGRSSQILLKVVTPCIAPQVLDSYRINMAAAWNLVIVAELVAANEGLGKRISLAQRFLRTDEIFVGLIVIGLIGLAIDLGFRFVMKRSCAWAN; translated from the coding sequence ATGAGCACCCCACTGCGCCGCATCCAACGGGCCCTTGATCAACCCTGGCTTCTCGGAGTCTCCGGTCTCCTGGTGGTTCTGCTGGCTTGGTATCTGATCGCTTCCAGCGGCGTGGTGGATCCCTTGTTTCTGCCAAGCCCTGCTGCGGTGTGGGCGGCCGGTTCCGCTCAGGCTCGCGAGGGCATCCTGTTCAACGATGCCATGGCCAGTATTGGGCGGGTGATCGGCGGATTTGCACTTTCGGCAATCGTGGCCCTGCCCCTGGGGATCGCCATGGGCAGCAGCCGGGTGATCTGCCAGTTGCTGGAGCCATTGCTGGGACTGATCCGATACATGCCGGCGCCGGCCTTCATTCCGTTGCTGATTATCTACTTCGGCCTGGGTGAGTTACCCAAAATCCTGTTGATCTTTATTGGCACCCTGTTCTTCAATACCCTGATGATCATGGATGCTGTGAAGTTCGTTCCAATCGAGCTAATTGAAACGGCGCGCACCCTGGGGGGAAGATCCAGTCAGATCCTTCTGAAGGTGGTGACGCCCTGCATTGCACCTCAGGTTCTCGATTCTTATCGCATCAATATGGCGGCAGCCTGGAACCTCGTGATCGTGGCCGAATTGGTTGCGGCGAACGAAGGCCTTGGAAAACGCATTAGCCTGGCCCAGCGCTTTCTGCGAACGGATGAGATCTTCGTTGGTCTCATTGTCATCGGCCTGATCGGTCTTGCAATCGATCTCGGCTTTCGCTTTGTCATGAAACGCTCCTGTGCCTGGGCGAACTGA